The Setaria viridis chromosome 6, Setaria_viridis_v4.0, whole genome shotgun sequence genome contains a region encoding:
- the LOC117859811 gene encoding cytochrome P450 99A2, producing the protein MDLSAATLIFLSLISLPILVTLLSRNSKKRRPPGPRNLPLIGSLLQFVKSHPHVALRDLAKKHGPVMFLRLGQIDTVVISSPAAAQEVLREKDVIFASRPSLVLSEIFCYGNLDIVFSPYGPYWRTLRKLCTVELLSSKMVRQFAPIRDEEILSLVRKIQAAGQGGKPVNLGRLLLSCSNLIVTKASFGQVCSSDLQEQFLSALDVALKVSGGYTIGDLFPSLWFIDVFTGLRRRVWRARWRMDTVLEKIIAQSESQRGDSLLGVLLRIRDEGDLEFPIDTTTIKAIILDMFSAGTETTSSAAEWVMSELMRNPEVMAKAQAEVRRVFDNKHPQDHEGKMDELHYTKMVIKESMRLNPVAPLLLPHFCRETCDIHGFEVTKGTRVMVNVWAMARSPEYWHDPEKFKPERFEDGTIDYKGSRFEYLPFGIGRRRCPGDNFGLITLELIVARLLYYIDWRLPNGMRSDEIDMDILMGATLRRKNQLHLVASPYKVVPVQS; encoded by the exons CCCCTTGATTGGAAGCCTCCTCCAGTTCGTCAAGTCGCATCCGCATGTTGCTCTCCGGGACCTAGCCAAGAAGCATGGCCCGGTGATGTTCCTCCGATTGGGCCAGATCGACACTGTCGTGAtatcctcgccggcggcagcgcaggAGGTGCTCCGGGAAAAGGATGTCATCTTCGCGTCGCGGCCGAGCCTTGTGCTCTCAGAGATCTTCTGCTATGGTAATCTCGATATTGTGTTTTCGCCATACGGCCCCTATTGGCGGACGCTGCGCAAGCTCTGCACGGTGGAGCTCCTCAGTTCCAAAATGGTGCGGCAGTTCGCACCCATCAGGGATGAAGAGATCTTGTCCCTCGTTAGGAAGATCCAAGCCGCTGGCCAAGGCGGCAAGCCCGTAAATCTCGGCAGGCTGCTTTTGTCCTGCTCGAACTTGATCGTAACAAAGGCGTCATTCGGCCAGGTCTGCAGCAGCGATCTCCAGGAGCAGTTCCTCTCGGCGCTTGATGTGGCCCTCAAGGTCAGCGGGGGCTACACCATTGGGGACCTATTCCCATCGCTGTGGTTCATTGACGTCTTCACTGGGTTGAGGCGCAGGGTGTGGCGAGCACGCTGGCGGATGGACACCGTCTTAGAAAAGATCATAGCTCAAAGTGAGTCCCAGCGAGGTGATTCCCTTCTGGGAGTCCTCCTCCGGATAAGGGACGAGGGGGATCTTGAATTCCCCATCGACACGACAACCATCAAGGCAATTATCCTG GATATGTTCTCTGCAGGGACGGAGACGACGTCGTCAGCTGCAGAGTGGGTCATGTCTGAGCTCATGAGGAATCCGGAGGTAATGGCCAAGGCACAGGCTGAGGTGCGACGAGTATTTGACAATAAGCATCCACAGGATCATGAGGGTAAGATGGACGAGCTACACTATACTAAGATGGTGATCAAGGAGAGCATGAGGCTGAACCCAGTGGCGCCTCTACTCCTCCCCCATTTTTGTCGAGAGACATGCGACATTCATGGGTTCGAGGTCACGAAGGGCACTAGGGTCATGGTCAATGTTTGGGCTATGGCAAGGAGCCCCGAGTATTGGCATGATCCAGAGAAGTTCAAGCCGGAAAGGTTTGAGGATGGCACGATTGACTACAAAGGCTCCCGATTTGAGTACTTGCCATTTGGGATCGGAAGGAGAAGGTGCCCCGGTGATAACTTTGGGCTGATTACGCTGGAGCTTATTGTTGCACGCCTTCTCTACTACATCGACTGGAGGCTCCCAAACGGAATGCGGTCCGATGAAATTGACATGGACATACTCATGGGTGCAACGCTCAGGAGAAAGAACCAACTGCACCTTGTGGCATCACCATATAAGGTCGTTCCCGTGCAAAGCTGA